From Streptomyces sp. NBC_01460, a single genomic window includes:
- the ngcE gene encoding N-acetylglucosamine/diacetylchitobiose ABC transporter substrate-binding protein yields MGSTSGRTNEGLGRRDLIKRSAALGLIAVPTMSFLSACASSDSGTDEKVEKGTKSAKNPLGVNETAALEVVIFNGGFGEQYAIDAEKKYNAAFPKAPKVKHAATEKIQSTLQPRFNGGTPPDLIDNSGAEQMDMGVLVGKKQLLDLTPLMDAPSYDDPAKKVRDTLRPGVLEMGQFDGDPVWIMYYAYTVYGVWYSQTNLEKLDAAYPETWDDMLALCAKAKKKGIAGWTYPGKYPYYLPFSLYPFIGKIGGREVLDKIDNLEPNAWKDPAVKAAFEAYYELFQKGYILKGTPGLTHIQSQTEWTKGKALFIPNGSWVENEAAPTTPEDFKMMVGAPSSLDSSDKLPYGTIWASGGEPFVVPAKAKNPEGGMEQLRIMLSEESSKNFTKSVKSLSAFNGGTDGLTLSTAMQSGVDVLKKAGDNVVNPRLQDWYVKLQKEQIGIAGIGEMMAGRATPAETIKKIQAFADAAAKDQSIKHYKHQ; encoded by the coding sequence ATGGGATCCACCTCAGGCCGCACGAACGAAGGCCTTGGCCGTCGCGATCTGATCAAGCGTTCTGCCGCACTCGGCCTGATCGCTGTTCCGACGATGAGCTTCCTGTCCGCCTGCGCGAGCAGTGACAGCGGAACTGACGAGAAGGTCGAAAAGGGCACCAAGAGCGCGAAGAACCCGCTCGGTGTCAATGAGACCGCCGCCCTCGAGGTGGTCATCTTCAACGGCGGCTTCGGCGAGCAGTACGCCATCGACGCCGAGAAGAAGTACAACGCGGCCTTCCCCAAGGCGCCGAAGGTCAAGCACGCCGCGACCGAGAAGATCCAGTCGACGCTGCAGCCGCGCTTCAACGGTGGCACCCCGCCGGACCTGATCGACAACTCGGGCGCCGAGCAGATGGACATGGGTGTCCTGGTCGGCAAGAAGCAGCTGCTCGACCTCACGCCCCTGATGGACGCCCCGTCCTACGACGACCCGGCGAAGAAGGTCCGCGACACGCTGCGCCCGGGTGTCCTGGAGATGGGCCAGTTCGACGGCGACCCGGTCTGGATCATGTACTACGCGTACACGGTCTACGGCGTCTGGTACTCCCAGACCAACCTGGAGAAGCTCGACGCGGCGTACCCGGAGACCTGGGACGACATGCTCGCGCTCTGCGCGAAGGCGAAGAAGAAGGGCATCGCCGGCTGGACGTACCCCGGCAAGTACCCGTACTACCTGCCGTTCTCGCTGTACCCCTTCATCGGCAAGATCGGTGGCCGCGAGGTCCTCGACAAGATCGACAACCTGGAGCCGAACGCCTGGAAGGACCCGGCCGTCAAGGCCGCCTTCGAGGCGTACTACGAGCTCTTCCAGAAGGGCTACATCCTCAAGGGCACGCCCGGTCTGACCCACATCCAGTCGCAGACCGAGTGGACCAAGGGCAAGGCGCTCTTCATCCCGAACGGCTCATGGGTGGAGAACGAGGCCGCGCCCACCACGCCCGAGGACTTCAAGATGATGGTCGGCGCGCCGTCCAGCCTCGACTCGTCCGACAAGCTGCCCTACGGCACCATCTGGGCGTCCGGAGGCGAGCCGTTCGTCGTGCCCGCGAAGGCGAAGAACCCCGAGGGGGGCATGGAGCAGCTGCGCATCATGCTCAGCGAGGAGTCCTCCAAGAACTTCACCAAGTCGGTGAAGTCCCTCAGCGCCTTCAACGGCGGCACCGACGGCCTCACGCTGTCCACCGCCATGCAGTCCGGTGTCGACGTGCTGAAGAAGGCCGGCGACAACGTGGTGAACCCGCGGCTGCAGGACTGGTACGTCAAGCTCCAGAAGGAACAGATCGGTATCGCCGGAATCGGCGAGATGATGGCCGGCCGCGCGACCCCGGCGGAGACCATCAAGAAGATCCAGGCCTTCGCGGACGCGGCGGCCAAGGACCAGTCCATCAAGCACTACAAGCACCAGTGA
- a CDS encoding TetR/AcrR family transcriptional regulator, with product MVRRNDARRASLVDASIEVLAREGARGLTFRAVDAEAAVPTGTASNYFANRDDLLTQAAARVYERLQPDEATVERQRSAPRDRETYTVLMRELIGRISAFRTGYLALLELRLESTRRPALRAVLTEQVRADVEANVAYHEASGLPGDATAVRLLILTFNWLIVEQLTLPDVFSEAERDRLVEAAVDRIVTG from the coding sequence ATGGTGCGCAGGAACGACGCGCGACGGGCCTCCCTCGTCGACGCCTCGATCGAGGTGCTGGCCAGGGAGGGGGCCCGCGGGCTGACCTTCAGGGCGGTGGACGCCGAGGCCGCCGTGCCCACGGGCACGGCTTCCAACTACTTCGCCAACCGTGACGACCTGCTCACCCAGGCGGCCGCACGGGTCTACGAACGGCTCCAGCCCGACGAGGCGACGGTCGAACGCCAGCGGTCCGCCCCGAGGGACCGCGAGACCTACACGGTGCTCATGCGGGAACTGATCGGCCGGATCAGCGCCTTCCGCACCGGCTACCTGGCCCTGCTCGAACTGCGCCTCGAATCCACCCGGCGCCCGGCGCTGCGGGCCGTGCTGACCGAGCAGGTGCGCGCGGACGTCGAGGCCAACGTGGCCTACCACGAGGCCTCGGGACTGCCGGGCGACGCCACCGCGGTCCGCCTGCTCATCCTGACGTTCAACTGGCTCATCGTCGAGCAGCTCACGCTGCCGGACGTGTTCTCCGAGGCCGAGCGCGACCGGCTGGTCGAAGCGGCGGTCGACCGCATCGTGACGGGGTGA
- a CDS encoding amidohydrolase produces the protein MTGTTSMPVAGVLPAEHAEHPPADLLVRNAKVFTGDPARPEARAVALRDGRVVGVGDDHDLAALVGPATEVVDALGRRVIPGLNDSHLHVIRGGLNYVLELRWDGVRSLRQALAMLREQAGRTPTGQWIRVVGGWTAEQFTERRMPTVAELNAAAPDTPVFVLHLYQSALMNRAAVRAAGFTRETPDPRGGQIVRGRDGQPNGVLLAAPSALVLYSTLAKAPALDDADKRTSTLHFLRELNRFGLTSAVDAAGGFQNFPDHYATVIDLARSGELSLRIAYHLFPQTAGQEIADLRRWTATVRPEDGDEWLRLNGAGENLVWAAADFENFSEPRPELAEGYEAEFEQAVRLLMENGWGFRLHATYDETIGRDLAVFEKLAAEGLFPDGNRWLFDHAETVSAHSLDRIAALGGAVSVQNRMSFQGSAFLDRYGPEAASHAPPVRAMLDRGLTVAAGTDATRVSSYNPWVALHWLVSGRTVGGTALRPAGELIDRETALGLYTRGGARLTGEQDVKGILREGFYGDLAILSHDFLTVPEAAIPSIESVLTVVGGRIVHASAEYEGLDEAVPPVSPAWSPVAHFGGYASTGARQALLMAGAVAESEDHRLWRATRGDTPPVPPPFVDPCFAH, from the coding sequence ATGACCGGCACGACGAGCATGCCCGTCGCCGGCGTACTCCCCGCCGAGCATGCGGAACACCCGCCGGCGGACCTCCTGGTCCGTAACGCGAAGGTGTTCACCGGCGACCCCGCGCGCCCCGAGGCCCGGGCCGTCGCCCTGCGCGACGGCAGGGTGGTGGGCGTCGGCGACGACCACGACCTCGCCGCGCTCGTGGGCCCTGCGACCGAGGTCGTCGACGCGCTCGGCCGACGTGTGATCCCCGGGCTCAACGACTCGCACCTGCACGTCATCAGGGGTGGCCTGAACTACGTCCTCGAACTGCGCTGGGACGGCGTACGCAGTCTCCGCCAGGCCCTGGCCATGCTGCGGGAGCAGGCCGGCCGCACACCGACGGGGCAGTGGATCCGCGTCGTGGGCGGCTGGACCGCCGAGCAGTTCACCGAACGCCGGATGCCGACCGTGGCGGAGCTGAACGCCGCCGCACCCGACACACCCGTCTTCGTCCTGCACCTCTACCAGTCCGCGCTGATGAACAGGGCCGCCGTACGGGCCGCGGGGTTCACCCGTGAGACCCCGGACCCTCGCGGCGGGCAGATCGTGCGGGGGCGGGACGGCCAACCCAACGGGGTGCTGCTGGCGGCGCCGAGCGCCCTCGTCCTGTACTCCACCCTGGCCAAGGCGCCGGCCCTGGACGACGCCGACAAGCGGACATCGACCCTGCACTTCCTGCGCGAGCTCAACCGCTTCGGTCTGACCTCGGCCGTGGACGCCGCCGGCGGCTTCCAGAACTTCCCCGACCACTACGCCACCGTCATCGACCTGGCCAGGTCGGGGGAACTGTCGCTGCGGATCGCCTACCACCTGTTCCCGCAGACCGCCGGGCAGGAGATCGCCGACCTGAGACGCTGGACCGCGACGGTCCGTCCCGAGGACGGGGACGAGTGGCTCCGCCTCAACGGCGCGGGCGAGAACCTGGTCTGGGCCGCGGCCGACTTCGAGAACTTCTCCGAGCCCCGCCCGGAACTCGCCGAGGGGTACGAGGCGGAGTTCGAGCAGGCGGTACGGCTGCTGATGGAGAACGGCTGGGGCTTCCGGCTCCACGCCACCTACGACGAGACCATCGGCCGCGACCTGGCCGTCTTCGAGAAGCTCGCGGCCGAGGGACTCTTCCCCGACGGCAACCGCTGGCTCTTCGACCACGCGGAGACGGTCTCGGCGCACAGCCTGGACCGGATCGCGGCGCTGGGCGGCGCCGTGTCCGTACAGAACCGCATGTCCTTCCAGGGCTCGGCGTTCCTCGACCGCTACGGGCCCGAGGCCGCCTCCCACGCCCCGCCGGTGCGGGCCATGCTCGACCGGGGACTGACCGTAGCCGCCGGAACCGACGCCACACGTGTGTCCTCGTACAACCCGTGGGTCGCGCTCCACTGGCTGGTGAGCGGCCGCACCGTCGGCGGCACGGCGCTGCGGCCCGCCGGGGAGCTGATCGACCGGGAGACCGCCCTGGGCCTCTACACCCGGGGTGGTGCCCGGCTGACGGGCGAGCAGGACGTCAAGGGCATCCTGCGGGAGGGCTTCTACGGTGACCTCGCGATCCTGTCGCACGACTTCCTGACCGTGCCCGAGGCCGCCATCCCCTCCATCGAATCCGTGCTCACCGTCGTCGGCGGACGGATCGTCCACGCGAGCGCGGAGTACGAGGGGCTCGACGAAGCCGTCCCGCCGGTCAGCCCCGCGTGGAGCCCGGTGGCCCACTTCGGCGGATACGCCTCCACCGGAGCGCGCCAGGCCCTGCTCATGGCCGGGGCCGTGGCCGAGTCGGAGGACCACCGCCTGTGGCGCGCCACCCGTGGCGACACGCCCCCTGTCCCCCCGCCCTTCGTCGACCCCTGCTTCGCACACTGA
- a CDS encoding hydrolase translates to MFDITQVQAAPSGDLLTPENSVMLFVDHQPQMFFGAGSGDRAAVINSTVGLAKAARAFEVPAVLTTVAAESFSGPLLPQLAEVFPEADVIDRTSMNAWEDEALVAAVRATGRRKIILAGLWTEVCLVLPALSALEQGYEVYVVSDASAGVSPAAHEHALQRMLAAGAVPVTWVQVLLELQRDWARQETYGAVMEIVKEHAGAYGLGVVYAQAVIGAHAAG, encoded by the coding sequence GTGTTCGACATCACCCAGGTGCAGGCTGCTCCGAGCGGAGACCTGCTCACGCCCGAGAACTCGGTCATGCTCTTCGTGGACCACCAGCCGCAGATGTTCTTCGGTGCCGGGAGCGGCGACCGCGCGGCGGTCATCAACAGCACGGTCGGGCTCGCGAAGGCGGCCCGGGCGTTCGAGGTGCCGGCCGTCCTGACCACGGTCGCCGCCGAGTCCTTCTCCGGGCCGCTGCTGCCGCAGCTCGCCGAGGTCTTCCCCGAGGCGGACGTCATCGACCGCACCTCCATGAACGCGTGGGAGGACGAGGCGCTCGTGGCGGCGGTCAGGGCGACGGGACGCAGGAAGATCATCCTGGCGGGCCTGTGGACCGAGGTCTGCCTCGTCCTGCCGGCGCTGTCCGCGCTGGAGCAGGGCTACGAGGTCTACGTGGTCTCCGACGCCTCCGCCGGGGTCAGTCCGGCCGCGCACGAGCACGCCCTGCAGCGGATGCTGGCCGCCGGCGCCGTGCCCGTGACCTGGGTGCAGGTGCTTCTGGAGCTCCAGCGCGACTGGGCGCGCCAGGAGACCTACGGCGCCGTGATGGAGATCGTCAAGGAGCACGCCGGAGCGTACGGGCTGGGCGTCGTGTACGCGCAGGCCGTCATCGGCGCCCACGCGGCCGGCTGA
- a CDS encoding Dps family protein, whose product MQTAPAPTLPHDTGQPLLHQTGAETQPFGTLKQLPVGLGHDTRMYACQRLNRVLADTQILYSLYKKHHWLMRGATFYSLHLMLDKHADEQLALVDALAERVQSLGGVAVGDPRHVAELTSVPRPPDGVEKVPVMLSRLLDAHERILIDARDAAARLSAEGDEGSNDLLVSQIVRTGEAQVWFLAEHLVDTPLVRV is encoded by the coding sequence ATGCAGACCGCCCCCGCCCCCACGCTCCCGCACGACACCGGCCAGCCTCTGCTGCATCAGACGGGCGCGGAGACCCAGCCTTTCGGAACCCTCAAGCAGCTTCCGGTCGGGCTCGGCCACGACACCCGGATGTACGCCTGTCAGCGGCTGAACCGCGTGCTCGCCGACACACAGATCCTGTACTCGCTCTATAAGAAGCACCACTGGCTCATGCGCGGAGCCACCTTCTACTCACTCCACCTGATGCTGGACAAGCACGCCGACGAGCAGCTGGCCCTCGTGGACGCGCTCGCCGAGCGGGTCCAGAGCCTCGGCGGGGTCGCTGTCGGAGATCCACGCCACGTCGCGGAGCTGACCTCCGTACCCCGGCCGCCCGACGGCGTCGAGAAGGTGCCCGTCATGCTCTCGCGTCTCCTCGACGCGCACGAGCGGATCCTGATCGACGCCCGGGACGCCGCGGCCCGGCTGTCGGCCGAGGGCGACGAAGGCAGCAACGACCTGCTCGTCTCCCAGATCGTCCGCACCGGTGAGGCACAGGTCTGGTTCCTGGCCGAACACCTCGTCGACACACCCCTGGTGCGCGTCTGA
- a CDS encoding carbohydrate ABC transporter permease produces the protein MQHGKYRFIVGFLVAPLALYAIFVIWPFVQSIYYSFTDWTGLSPDFQMVGFDNYSRMLGDNIFWKSLQHSVLLALLLPLVTLGLALFFAFMLNVGGRRRKNAAISGVRGSSFYKVAYFFPQVLSIVIVALLFQFAFNPSSGMLNETLKAVGLKSLQPDWLGDPDLALYCVMVVLIWSTVGFFVVLFSAGMASIPKDFYEAALLDGASRITTFFKITLPLLWDTVQSGWVYMGILALGVEAFTAVQVMTVGPGGPDYSTTVLPLYVYQTAFRDAQAGYATTIGVGLLIVTMLFAGIVMRLGRRERLEF, from the coding sequence ATGCAGCACGGCAAGTACCGGTTCATCGTGGGGTTTCTCGTAGCCCCACTGGCGTTGTACGCCATCTTCGTCATCTGGCCCTTCGTCCAGTCGATCTACTACTCGTTCACGGACTGGACCGGTCTGAGCCCCGACTTCCAGATGGTCGGCTTCGACAACTACAGCCGGATGCTCGGCGACAACATCTTCTGGAAGTCCCTGCAGCACAGTGTGCTGCTCGCCCTGCTGCTGCCGCTGGTGACGCTGGGCCTCGCACTCTTCTTCGCCTTCATGCTCAATGTCGGCGGCCGTCGGCGGAAGAACGCCGCGATTTCCGGAGTGCGGGGCTCCTCCTTCTACAAGGTCGCCTACTTCTTCCCTCAGGTGCTGTCGATCGTGATCGTGGCCCTGCTGTTCCAGTTCGCGTTCAACCCGTCGTCCGGAATGCTGAACGAGACGCTGAAGGCGGTCGGACTCAAGAGCCTCCAGCCGGACTGGCTCGGCGATCCCGACCTGGCGCTGTACTGCGTGATGGTCGTGCTGATCTGGTCGACGGTCGGATTCTTCGTCGTCCTCTTCTCCGCCGGGATGGCGTCCATCCCGAAGGACTTCTACGAGGCCGCCCTGCTCGACGGGGCCAGCCGCATCACGACGTTCTTCAAGATCACACTGCCGCTGCTCTGGGACACCGTGCAGTCCGGCTGGGTCTACATGGGCATCCTGGCGCTCGGCGTGGAGGCCTTCACCGCCGTACAGGTCATGACGGTCGGACCGGGTGGTCCCGACTACTCCACCACCGTCCTGCCGCTGTACGTCTACCAGACGGCCTTCCGCGACGCCCAGGCCGGCTACGCGACCACCATCGGAGTCGGGCTGCTCATCGTCACCATGCTCTTCGCGGGCATCGTGATGCGCCTCGGCCGGCGCGAGCGGCTGGAGTTCTGA
- a CDS encoding dihydrofolate reductase family protein — protein MRKLVYYVAVTIDGYIAGPGGEFDFYPQGDEAQAAAYMKSMNTRYPETVPTFARAGVGLTDAPNLRFDTVLMGLGSYRPGLDAGFTSPYAHLRQYVVSTTLAPDTDPAVTVVPGDPLALVRELKKEEGQDIWLCGGGLLAGALLPEIDELIIKSYPVVAGSGIPAFNGAFDPTLFEVTERTSFDNDVAVTWFTRR, from the coding sequence TTGCGAAAGCTCGTGTACTACGTCGCGGTCACCATCGACGGCTACATCGCCGGCCCGGGGGGAGAGTTCGACTTCTATCCCCAGGGGGACGAGGCCCAGGCGGCTGCCTACATGAAGTCGATGAACACCCGCTATCCCGAGACCGTCCCCACCTTCGCCCGGGCGGGAGTGGGCCTCACGGACGCGCCCAACCTGCGGTTCGACACCGTGCTGATGGGACTCGGCTCGTACCGTCCCGGCCTGGACGCGGGTTTCACCAGCCCTTACGCCCACCTGCGCCAGTACGTCGTGTCGACGACGCTGGCGCCGGACACCGACCCGGCCGTCACCGTGGTCCCCGGGGACCCGCTCGCGCTGGTGCGCGAACTCAAGAAGGAGGAGGGTCAGGACATCTGGCTCTGCGGCGGCGGTCTTCTCGCCGGCGCGCTGCTGCCCGAGATCGACGAGCTGATCATCAAGAGCTATCCGGTCGTCGCGGGATCCGGGATCCCGGCGTTCAACGGAGCGTTCGACCCCACGCTCTTCGAGGTCACCGAGCGCACCTCGTTCGACAACGACGTGGCCGTCACCTGGTTCACCCGGCGCTGA
- a CDS encoding carbohydrate ABC transporter permease: MKVTETPPAVPAPRSPVTKTDAPAVEAAKSSEGKVLNVFSHGVLIIWAVLVVMPLLWAVMASFKTDDSILSTPWALPDKLHFENWSRAWNQAHMSDYFLNTILVVGGSLIGTLLLGSMAAYVLARFDFPGNRFIYFLFIGGMSFPIILALVPLFFVMNNMGLLNSVHGLILVYIAYSLPFTVFFLTSFFRTLPTSIAEAAMLDGASHTRTFFQVMLPMAKPGLISVGIFNFLGQWNQYMLPTVLNTDPEGKVLSQGLVELATSQGYKGDWSGLFAGLVMAMLPVLLAYIVFQRQVVAGLTAGALK; the protein is encoded by the coding sequence GTGAAGGTCACTGAGACTCCGCCCGCCGTCCCGGCCCCGCGCTCGCCGGTGACGAAGACGGACGCCCCGGCTGTCGAGGCGGCGAAGAGCAGCGAGGGCAAGGTCCTCAACGTCTTCTCGCACGGGGTGCTCATCATCTGGGCCGTGCTCGTCGTCATGCCGCTGCTCTGGGCGGTGATGGCGTCGTTCAAGACCGACGACTCCATCCTCTCGACCCCCTGGGCGCTGCCGGACAAGCTGCACTTCGAGAACTGGTCACGGGCCTGGAACCAGGCCCACATGAGCGACTACTTCCTGAACACCATCCTGGTGGTCGGAGGTTCACTCATCGGCACGCTGCTGCTGGGCTCGATGGCGGCGTACGTCCTGGCACGGTTCGACTTCCCCGGGAACCGCTTCATCTACTTCCTCTTCATCGGAGGGATGAGCTTCCCGATCATCCTGGCGCTGGTCCCGCTGTTCTTCGTCATGAACAACATGGGCCTGCTGAACTCGGTGCACGGGCTGATCCTGGTCTACATCGCCTACTCGCTCCCGTTCACCGTCTTCTTCCTCACCTCGTTCTTCCGGACGCTGCCGACCTCGATCGCGGAAGCGGCCATGCTCGACGGCGCCTCGCACACCCGGACGTTCTTCCAGGTGATGCTGCCGATGGCCAAGCCGGGCCTGATCAGCGTCGGCATCTTCAACTTCCTCGGGCAGTGGAACCAGTACATGCTGCCGACGGTGCTGAACACCGACCCGGAGGGCAAGGTGCTGTCCCAGGGTCTGGTCGAACTGGCCACCAGCCAGGGGTACAAGGGGGACTGGTCGGGTCTCTTCGCCGGGCTGGTCATGGCGATGCTGCCGGTGCTCCTCGCCTACATCGTCTTCCAGCGGCAGGTCGTCGCCGGTCTGACGGCGGGGGCGCTCAAGTAG
- a CDS encoding alpha/beta hydrolase, protein MSDHPVLEPAAQAFADATARPPYLFQIPVADGRKAVDDVQSDEGVDLPAVDEEWITVDGGPAGDVRARLVRPRGVTGPLPVILYLHGAGWVFGNAHTHDRLVRELTVATGAAVVFPEYDLSPEARYPVAIEQNYGVARWITREGHLKGLDGGRIAVAGDSVGGNMTAALTLMAKERGDVSFAHQVLFYPVTDASFDTESYERFAEGYFLRRDAMRWFWDQYTTDGTERARITASPLRASLDELAGLPPALVITAEADVLRDEGEAYAAKLRAAGVPVTALRVEGTIHDFVMLNALRGTRAAELAIGLAADTLCKALA, encoded by the coding sequence ATGTCCGACCACCCGGTACTCGAGCCCGCCGCCCAGGCCTTCGCCGATGCCACGGCCCGGCCGCCGTACCTCTTCCAGATCCCCGTGGCGGACGGCCGCAAGGCCGTGGACGACGTCCAGAGCGACGAGGGTGTCGACCTGCCCGCCGTCGACGAGGAGTGGATCACCGTCGACGGGGGCCCCGCCGGGGACGTCCGCGCCCGGCTGGTCCGCCCCCGCGGTGTCACGGGCCCCCTCCCCGTCATCCTCTACCTCCACGGCGCGGGCTGGGTGTTCGGCAACGCCCACACCCACGACCGGCTCGTACGCGAGCTCACGGTCGCCACCGGAGCGGCCGTGGTCTTCCCCGAGTACGACCTCTCGCCCGAGGCCCGCTACCCCGTCGCCATCGAGCAGAACTACGGCGTGGCCCGGTGGATCACCCGGGAGGGGCACCTCAAGGGCCTCGACGGAGGCCGGATCGCCGTAGCCGGCGACTCGGTCGGCGGGAACATGACTGCCGCCCTCACCCTGATGGCCAAGGAGCGCGGCGACGTCAGCTTCGCCCACCAGGTCCTCTTCTACCCGGTCACCGACGCCTCCTTCGACACCGAGTCGTACGAGCGGTTCGCCGAGGGCTACTTCCTGCGCCGCGACGCCATGCGCTGGTTCTGGGACCAGTACACGACCGACGGGACCGAGCGGGCGCGGATCACCGCCTCACCGCTGCGCGCCTCCCTCGACGAACTGGCCGGCCTGCCGCCCGCCCTGGTGATCACCGCCGAGGCCGACGTCCTGCGCGACGAGGGCGAGGCCTACGCGGCGAAGCTCCGGGCGGCGGGAGTCCCGGTGACCGCCCTGCGCGTCGAGGGGACCATCCACGACTTCGTCATGCTGAACGCGCTGCGCGGGACCCGGGCGGCGGAGCTCGCCATCGGTCTCGCCGCCGACACCCTGTGCAAGGCCCTGGCATGA
- a CDS encoding DoxX family membrane protein, with translation MDTGILVLRLLVGLLVAAHGVQKISSHLGGNGLDGGAEEFRADGFRGGVLTALAAGGGQIGSGLLLASGLLTPLAAAGTIGVMTVALTVKRHNGLWVQNDGYEYPLVLIVTAAALSATGPGTWSLDAPLGLATYPLWWAAPVLAVGVGSGLLARLVLHRGPATEPAAPATEPAFRR, from the coding sequence TTGGACACCGGCATCCTGGTCCTGCGTCTGCTGGTGGGCCTGCTCGTCGCCGCGCACGGCGTCCAGAAGATCAGCTCGCACCTCGGCGGCAACGGACTCGACGGAGGGGCCGAGGAGTTCCGCGCCGACGGATTCCGCGGCGGGGTCCTGACCGCCCTCGCGGCAGGAGGCGGCCAGATCGGATCGGGCCTCCTGCTGGCCTCCGGGCTCCTCACCCCGCTCGCCGCCGCCGGGACGATCGGGGTCATGACCGTCGCCCTCACCGTGAAACGGCACAACGGCCTGTGGGTGCAGAACGACGGGTACGAGTACCCCCTCGTCCTGATCGTCACCGCCGCCGCCCTGTCCGCGACCGGCCCCGGGACATGGTCGCTCGACGCCCCGCTCGGCCTGGCGACGTATCCGCTCTGGTGGGCGGCGCCGGTCCTCGCGGTGGGCGTCGGCAGCGGGCTGCTCGCCCGGCTGGTCCTGCACCGCGGCCCGGCGACGGAGCCCGCCGCCCCAGCGACGGAGCCCGCCTTCCGGCGCTGA
- a CDS encoding GPR1/FUN34/YaaH family transporter, translating to MSTAPAAGPDQSPDASPGRRFEADLRSMTRINLRPIASPMPLGFFTVAIASVMTACLQLGVFDTADRTAVALCVLPAFVLQLLVSHLAFGARDVIAATLMGTFAGSWLAYALVMGTGVAGEARVLGVFNLAFLCFGALMVAVTRPKRALWLVLVVSLPRWAATGLAGLTGAEWLRYTAGGFGFLVAIVAMYAAFALMLEDMRSEEVLPIGRSGPAHTAVEGDLAVQLRDLERQAGVRRTL from the coding sequence ATGAGTACCGCACCCGCCGCCGGGCCGGACCAGAGCCCGGACGCGTCCCCGGGCCGCCGTTTCGAAGCGGACCTCCGGTCGATGACGCGCATCAACCTCCGCCCCATCGCCTCGCCGATGCCGCTGGGCTTCTTCACGGTGGCGATCGCCTCCGTGATGACGGCCTGCCTCCAGCTCGGGGTCTTCGACACCGCGGACCGCACCGCCGTCGCCCTGTGCGTGCTGCCCGCCTTCGTCCTCCAGCTCCTGGTGAGCCACCTGGCCTTCGGCGCCCGGGACGTGATCGCGGCGACCCTCATGGGCACGTTCGCCGGCAGCTGGCTGGCGTACGCCCTCGTCATGGGTACGGGCGTGGCCGGGGAAGCCCGGGTTCTCGGCGTCTTCAACCTGGCGTTCCTGTGCTTCGGGGCGCTCATGGTCGCCGTGACCCGGCCCAAGCGCGCCCTCTGGCTCGTCCTGGTCGTCTCGCTGCCCCGCTGGGCGGCCACCGGCCTCGCCGGGCTGACCGGGGCCGAATGGCTCAGGTACACGGCCGGGGGCTTCGGGTTCCTCGTGGCGATCGTCGCGATGTACGCGGCCTTCGCCCTGATGCTGGAGGACATGCGGAGCGAGGAGGTCCTGCCCATCGGGCGCAGCGGCCCCGCCCACACCGCGGTCGAGGGCGATCTCGCGGTGCAGCTGCGCGACCTGGAACGCCAGGCAGGGGTGCGGCGCACGCTGTGA